One genomic segment of Caloranaerobacter ferrireducens includes these proteins:
- the xerD gene encoding site-specific tyrosine recombinase XerD, producing MDSLLNKFLEYLLYEREASNNTIESYSRDLRQFKKYIIENEINDFKLVNKTTIITYLVYLQKIGRAPSTVSRNLASVRSFYQFLLNEGIVKKDPTVNLQSPKHEKRLPQILTPKEVELLLEQPDLNTSKGVRDRAMLELLYAAGIRVSELVALDIDDINLKLGFLICSKNTSNERNIPIGRFAIDILNEYLLNHRRSFVKDNNVKALFLNYHGKRLTRQGFWKIIKSYTKKINLNKAITPHTLRHSFAVHLIENGADLKSVQEMLGHSDISTTQVYAKITKPTLRDVYNKTHPRA from the coding sequence ATGGATTCACTTTTAAATAAATTTCTAGAGTATTTGTTGTATGAAAGAGAAGCCTCTAATAATACAATAGAATCATATAGTAGAGATTTACGTCAATTTAAAAAATATATTATAGAAAATGAGATAAATGATTTTAAGTTAGTTAATAAAACAACTATTATAACGTATCTAGTTTATTTGCAAAAAATTGGACGTGCCCCTTCTACTGTTTCAAGAAATTTAGCTTCAGTAAGGAGTTTTTATCAATTTCTTTTAAATGAGGGGATAGTAAAAAAAGACCCAACTGTAAATTTACAATCTCCTAAACATGAAAAAAGATTACCTCAAATTTTAACTCCTAAAGAAGTAGAGTTATTACTAGAACAACCAGATTTAAACACATCAAAGGGTGTTAGAGATAGAGCAATGCTTGAGCTACTTTATGCAGCTGGTATAAGAGTATCTGAGTTGGTTGCTTTAGATATAGACGATATTAATTTGAAATTAGGGTTTTTAATATGTTCAAAAAATACTTCAAATGAACGTAATATACCGATAGGAAGATTTGCAATAGACATTTTAAATGAATATCTATTAAATCATAGAAGAAGTTTTGTTAAGGATAATAATGTAAAAGCATTATTTTTAAACTATCATGGTAAGAGGTTGACTAGACAAGGGTTTTGGAAGATTATAAAATCGTATACAAAAAAGATTAATCTAAATAAAGCTATAACACCACATACTTTGAGACATTCATTTGCAGTGCATTTAATTGAGAATGGTGCTGATTTAAAATCTGTTCAGGAAATGTTAGGGCACTCAGATATATCTACTACTCAAGTATATGCAAAAATTACAAAACCTACTTTAAGGGATGTTTACAATAAAACTCATCCAAGAGCGTAG
- a CDS encoding phosphopentomutase, with the protein MINRVTLIVLDSVGIGALPDAKMYGDEGSHTVDNISKHLGGLQLPNLEKLGLGLIDGVNEIRKTDEPIGSFGRSLEKSAGKDTTTGHWEIAGIILENPFPTYPNGFPSEVISKFEKTIGRKVLGNKPASGTVIIEELGKEHIETGCPIVYTSADSVFQIAAHEEIISIKELYDMCEKARQILTGKHSVGRVIARPFLGKPGEFYRTPNRRDFALKPIQRTILDEIKDKGYDVMAVGKIEDIFAGVGITESIHTKNNMDGVDKTIEFMKTDKNGLIFTNLVDFDMKYGHRNNVEGYAQALKEFDERIPEIIENLRDDEILIITADHGCDPTTISTDHSREYIPILVYGNKVKRGVNLGTRETFADIGATILDILGIEKSINGNSFANLIIER; encoded by the coding sequence ATGATAAATAGAGTTACATTAATTGTATTAGATAGCGTAGGTATAGGTGCACTTCCAGATGCAAAAATGTATGGTGATGAAGGAAGTCATACTGTCGATAACATTTCAAAACACTTAGGAGGATTACAATTACCAAATTTGGAAAAACTAGGATTAGGCTTAATAGATGGTGTTAATGAAATAAGAAAAACAGATGAACCTATTGGTTCATTTGGTAGATCACTAGAGAAATCAGCAGGTAAAGATACTACGACAGGACATTGGGAAATTGCAGGTATTATTCTTGAGAATCCATTTCCTACTTATCCCAATGGATTTCCTTCTGAAGTAATATCTAAATTTGAAAAAACTATTGGAAGAAAAGTATTAGGTAATAAACCAGCATCAGGTACAGTTATAATTGAAGAACTTGGAAAAGAACATATTGAAACAGGTTGTCCTATAGTATATACTTCTGCTGACAGTGTGTTTCAAATTGCTGCACATGAAGAAATAATTTCTATTAAAGAACTTTATGATATGTGTGAAAAAGCAAGACAAATACTAACAGGGAAGCACAGTGTAGGGAGAGTAATAGCACGTCCATTTTTGGGTAAACCAGGTGAATTTTATAGAACTCCAAACAGAAGAGACTTTGCGTTAAAACCTATCCAAAGAACGATTTTAGATGAAATTAAAGATAAAGGTTATGATGTTATGGCTGTAGGTAAGATTGAGGATATATTTGCTGGTGTAGGAATAACAGAGAGTATTCATACAAAAAATAATATGGATGGTGTAGACAAAACTATTGAGTTTATGAAAACAGATAAAAATGGACTGATATTTACGAATTTAGTTGATTTCGATATGAAGTATGGGCATAGAAATAATGTAGAAGGGTATGCACAAGCGTTAAAAGAATTTGATGAGAGAATACCTGAAATAATTGAAAATTTAAGAGATGATGAAATTTTAATAATAACAGCCGATCATGGTTGTGATCCAACAACAATAAGTACTGATCATTCCAGAGAATATATTCCTATTCTAGTATATGGTAATAAAGTTAAAAGAGGTGTTAATTTAGGAACAAGAGAAACTTTTGCAGATATTGGAGCAACAATTTTAGACATTTTAGGAATAGAAAAATCTATAAATGGTAATAGTTTTGCGAATTTAATCATAGAAAGATAG
- a CDS encoding purine-nucleoside phosphorylase: MDLLNKIKESTDFIKEKINIEPQIGLILGSGLGSLAEEIENPIFIEYKEIPHFPTSTVKGHKGRLVIGELEGKKVVAMQGRFHYYEGYSLQEVTFPVRVMKALGVEKIIVTNAAGGVNKEFTPGDLMVIEDHINFAFDNPLIGKNYEELGPRFPDMSHAYSDRLIDLTFRVGEDLGIQMKKGTYVFMSGPTYETPAEIKMVSFLGGDAVGMSTVPEVLVAVHSGIEVLGISCITNMAAGILDQPLDHSEVIETTVKVKNKFIRLVKNILKEI, encoded by the coding sequence ATGGATTTATTAAACAAGATTAAAGAAAGTACTGATTTTATTAAAGAGAAAATAAATATTGAACCTCAAATCGGATTAATACTTGGTTCCGGATTAGGTTCTTTAGCAGAAGAGATAGAAAATCCAATATTTATTGAATATAAAGAAATTCCTCATTTTCCTACATCTACTGTTAAAGGACATAAAGGACGTCTTGTGATTGGGGAGCTAGAAGGTAAAAAAGTTGTAGCAATGCAAGGAAGATTCCATTACTATGAAGGGTATTCACTACAAGAAGTGACTTTTCCAGTTAGAGTAATGAAAGCTTTAGGGGTAGAAAAAATAATCGTAACAAATGCTGCTGGTGGAGTAAACAAAGAGTTTACCCCTGGAGATCTTATGGTTATTGAAGATCATATAAATTTTGCTTTTGACAATCCATTAATAGGAAAAAATTATGAAGAATTAGGACCAAGATTCCCAGATATGTCACATGCTTATTCAGATAGATTAATAGATCTTACTTTTAGAGTAGGTGAGGATCTAGGAATACAAATGAAAAAAGGAACATATGTTTTTATGAGTGGTCCTACTTATGAAACACCAGCAGAAATAAAAATGGTGTCTTTTCTTGGTGGAGATGCAGTTGGAATGTCAACTGTACCAGAAGTATTAGTTGCAGTACATTCGGGTATTGAAGTGTTAGGAATTTCTTGTATAACAAATATGGCAGCTGGGATATTAGATCAACCATTAGATCATAGTGAAGTTATAGAAACAACTGTTAAAGTAAAAAACAAATTTATAAGATTAGTTAAAAATATTCTTAAAGAAATTTAA
- a CDS encoding purine-nucleoside phosphorylase: MNNLIEKIKETSNYIKERVDFSPEIGLILGSGLGTLADEIEDSIILKYEEIPNFPVSTVKGHEGKLVFGTLEGKKVVAMKGRFHYYEGYSMQEITFPVRIMKELGVKMLLVTNACGGMNKEELYPGALMLIEDHINFMGDNPLIGPNYEELGPRFPDMSHAYDKELIETAKKVGDKLGIKTEQGVYVAISGPNYMSRAELSMLRKLGADALGMSTVPEVIVANHTGIRVLGISCVTDMAIAHEIESISHEQVIKVANETRPKFIRLVKGIVKEVIL; the protein is encoded by the coding sequence ATGAATAATTTAATAGAAAAAATTAAAGAAACAAGTAATTACATAAAAGAGAGAGTTGATTTCAGTCCAGAAATTGGATTGATATTAGGTTCTGGTTTAGGAACATTAGCAGATGAAATTGAAGATAGTATAATTCTAAAGTATGAAGAAATACCAAACTTTCCTGTTTCAACTGTTAAAGGACATGAAGGGAAACTTGTATTTGGAACTTTAGAAGGTAAAAAAGTTGTAGCTATGAAAGGTAGATTCCATTACTATGAAGGTTATTCAATGCAAGAAATTACATTCCCAGTTAGAATTATGAAGGAATTAGGAGTAAAAATGTTGTTAGTAACTAATGCTTGTGGGGGAATGAATAAAGAAGAGCTTTATCCTGGTGCTTTAATGTTAATAGAAGACCATATTAATTTTATGGGAGATAATCCTTTGATTGGACCAAATTACGAAGAATTAGGACCAAGATTCCCAGATATGTCACATGCATATGATAAGGAGCTAATTGAAACAGCTAAAAAAGTAGGAGATAAACTTGGAATAAAAACAGAACAAGGTGTTTATGTTGCTATTAGTGGACCAAATTACATGTCAAGAGCAGAATTGAGTATGTTAAGGAAATTAGGTGCTGATGCTTTAGGTATGTCTACAGTTCCTGAAGTAATTGTAGCTAATCATACAGGAATAAGAGTTTTGGGGATTTCTTGTGTGACTGATATGGCTATTGCACACGAGATTGAATCAATAAGTCATGAACAAGTAATAAAAGTAGCTAACGAAACTAGACCAAAATTTATAAGACTTGTTAAAGGTATAGTTAAAGAGGTGATATTATAA
- a CDS encoding pyrimidine-nucleoside phosphorylase encodes MRMYDIIKKKRDGFELTKEEIEFFVEGYTKGDIPDYQISALLMAIFFNKMTKRETVDLTKAMLDSGDKINLSNIEGIKVDKHSTGGVGDKTTLVLGPMVAACGLPVAKMSGRGLGHTGGTLDKLESIKGLRIELSKDEFARNVNNINIAVCGQTGDIAPADKKLYALRDVTATVDNISLIASSIMSKKLAVGSDGIVLDVKVGSGAFMKDFDNAYKLAEEMVDIGNSMGRQTVAVISNMDEPLGYAVGNALEVKEAIETLRNNGPKDLVELCLTLGSHMLVIGKKAKDLNEAREKLIDVLESGKAYEKFIEFVEAQGGDVNYVKDTSLLPQAKYILEVKSDEEGYIKSINAEEVGKCALFLGAGRETKESEIDLSAGIVLAKKVDDKVSRGEILAYIHSNDKEKGEEIVKRLKSIIKIGERNKDKKKLIFTIVEKSN; translated from the coding sequence ATGAGAATGTACGATATAATAAAAAAGAAAAGAGATGGGTTTGAATTAACTAAAGAAGAAATTGAGTTTTTTGTAGAAGGATATACAAAAGGAGATATTCCAGATTATCAAATTTCAGCACTTTTAATGGCAATCTTTTTTAATAAAATGACAAAAAGAGAAACTGTTGATTTAACTAAAGCTATGTTAGATTCAGGAGATAAAATTAATTTATCAAATATAGAAGGTATTAAAGTAGATAAGCACAGCACTGGAGGAGTAGGCGATAAAACAACATTGGTTTTAGGGCCTATGGTTGCAGCTTGTGGACTTCCAGTAGCTAAAATGTCAGGAAGAGGGCTAGGACATACAGGAGGAACTTTAGATAAATTAGAATCTATTAAAGGTTTGAGAATAGAGCTTAGCAAAGATGAATTTGCAAGAAATGTAAATAATATAAATATTGCAGTTTGTGGTCAGACAGGAGACATTGCACCTGCTGACAAAAAACTTTATGCTTTGAGAGATGTTACTGCTACAGTAGATAATATATCTTTAATTGCAAGCAGTATTATGAGTAAGAAGTTAGCAGTAGGTTCTGATGGAATTGTCTTAGACGTAAAAGTTGGTAGTGGAGCTTTTATGAAAGATTTTGATAACGCATATAAATTAGCAGAAGAAATGGTAGACATAGGTAATAGCATGGGAAGACAAACAGTTGCTGTGATTTCTAATATGGATGAACCTTTAGGATACGCAGTAGGTAATGCATTAGAAGTTAAAGAAGCTATTGAAACACTAAGAAATAATGGACCAAAAGATTTAGTAGAGCTTTGCTTAACATTAGGCTCACATATGTTAGTTATTGGTAAAAAGGCTAAAGATTTAAATGAGGCAAGAGAAAAACTAATAGATGTTTTAGAAAGTGGTAAAGCTTATGAAAAATTCATAGAGTTTGTGGAAGCACAGGGAGGAGATGTTAATTACGTAAAAGATACATCTTTATTACCACAAGCTAAATATATATTAGAAGTAAAAAGTGATGAAGAAGGTTATATAAAGTCAATAAATGCAGAAGAAGTTGGCAAATGTGCATTGTTTTTAGGTGCGGGACGTGAAACAAAAGAAAGTGAAATAGATTTATCAGCAGGTATAGTTTTAGCAAAAAAAGTAGATGATAAGGTTTCTAGAGGAGAAATTTTAGCATATATACATTCTAATGATAAGGAAAAAGGGGAAGAAATAGTAAAAAGATTAAAAAGTATAATTAAGATTGGTGAAAGGAATAAAGATAAGAAAAAGTTAATATTTACAATTGTAGAAAAAAGTAATTAA
- a CDS encoding D-alanyl-D-alanine carboxypeptidase family protein — protein sequence MYIKKVFTVIIMFILIFNSLMCFADSNFDIQAKSAILIDASSGKVIYEKNPHEKLAPASITKIMVLLLAMEALESNKIKLDDKVVISANASSMGGSQIYLEEGEEQTVEDLIKSISLRSANDAAVALGEYIAGSEEIFIEMMNNKAKELGMENTNFKNITGLDEEGHYTSAYDVSIMSKELLKHKKIHQWLTVWMSSVKVGKEKDVVQNLVNTNRLIHDYKGANGIKTGFTRKAGYCLSASATRGNLTLISVVMGCKNSSIRFKESKKLLDYGFANYQSIPLAKKNIVVKKIPVQKGKIDSVEVIIEDDLSYLVKKGSTIDVKKEIILPSYISAPTPKNTKIGEIIYKVGEKEIGRVNLVVKQNINKASIKDSIRKIFKVMLGTI from the coding sequence ATGTATATAAAAAAAGTATTTACAGTGATAATTATGTTTATATTAATTTTTAACTCTTTAATGTGCTTTGCAGATTCTAATTTTGATATTCAAGCAAAATCTGCAATTTTAATAGATGCATCATCGGGTAAAGTTATTTATGAAAAAAATCCTCATGAAAAATTAGCTCCTGCAAGTATAACTAAAATTATGGTTCTTTTACTTGCTATGGAAGCTTTAGAATCAAATAAAATAAAATTAGATGATAAAGTAGTGATAAGTGCCAATGCATCGAGTATGGGTGGAAGTCAAATTTATTTAGAAGAAGGTGAAGAGCAGACAGTTGAAGACTTAATAAAGTCAATTAGTCTTCGTTCTGCCAATGATGCAGCTGTGGCATTAGGTGAATATATAGCGGGAAGTGAAGAAATTTTTATTGAAATGATGAATAATAAAGCAAAAGAATTAGGAATGGAAAATACAAATTTCAAGAATATTACAGGATTAGATGAAGAAGGGCATTATACTTCTGCTTATGATGTTAGCATAATGTCTAAAGAATTGCTAAAACATAAGAAAATACATCAATGGTTAACTGTATGGATGAGCTCTGTAAAAGTAGGTAAAGAAAAGGATGTTGTACAGAATTTAGTAAACACTAATAGATTAATACATGATTATAAAGGTGCTAATGGTATTAAAACTGGATTTACTAGAAAAGCAGGATATTGTTTATCAGCTTCAGCTACAAGAGGAAATTTAACGTTAATTAGTGTGGTAATGGGTTGTAAGAATTCGAGTATTAGATTTAAAGAATCTAAGAAGTTATTGGATTATGGATTTGCAAACTATCAATCAATTCCTTTAGCTAAAAAGAATATTGTAGTAAAAAAAATACCTGTTCAAAAAGGAAAAATTGATAGTGTAGAAGTTATAATAGAAGATGATTTAAGCTATCTAGTTAAAAAAGGGAGCACAATAGATGTAAAAAAAGAGATTATTTTACCAAGTTATATTAGCGCTCCAACACCAAAGAATACCAAAATTGGAGAAATAATTTATAAAGTAGGAGAAAAAGAGATAGGTAGAGTAAATTTAGTTGTTAAGCAAAATATAAATAAAGCTTCTATAAAAGATTCAATAAGAAAGATATTTAAAGTAATGTTAGGTACCATATAG
- a CDS encoding CCA tRNA nucleotidyltransferase translates to MKLKVYREKLNQYIINYEIKNILFIASEISKEYNKEVYLVGGQVRDIILGNKSNDLDFVVIEDAIDFLKKLNERIGGKVKCYKNFLSGSIVLEKGINIDITTARKEIYEKPGSLPLVFKGNLLEDIKRRDFTINCLLVDIKKLPDLEIVDFVDGIKDLNNKKIRILHERSFIDDPTRMIRAIRFACKLGFEIEKDTKKLLLNSVEKGYIKFVNEDRIFREIVKILFINEKYIGIRMLYEYNLFQNTFLSNYINKKIIEYFRIIENKLSLICNLYNIKSETMDVINLLILFHNIDLSYLLELFKKLNIQKKIKKKIINIKNNYGHINNLINKSKISIEIIYKIIELVNIEGLIYFAIINFDNNIFIEKIIEYSEIYNKMKLIVTGENIK, encoded by the coding sequence ATGAAATTAAAAGTCTATAGAGAAAAATTAAATCAATATATAATAAATTATGAAATTAAAAATATATTATTTATTGCAAGTGAGATATCTAAAGAATATAATAAAGAAGTTTATTTAGTAGGTGGACAAGTTCGAGATATTATACTTGGAAATAAAAGTAATGATTTAGATTTTGTAGTTATAGAAGATGCAATAGATTTTTTAAAAAAATTAAATGAGAGAATAGGTGGAAAAGTTAAGTGTTATAAGAATTTTCTATCTGGTTCAATAGTATTAGAAAAAGGAATTAATATAGATATAACAACAGCAAGAAAAGAAATCTATGAAAAACCTGGGAGCTTACCACTTGTTTTTAAAGGGAATTTATTAGAAGACATAAAAAGAAGAGATTTTACAATTAATTGTTTACTGGTAGACATAAAAAAATTACCTGATTTAGAAATAGTAGATTTTGTTGATGGGATAAAAGATTTAAATAACAAGAAAATTAGAATATTACACGAGAGAAGTTTTATAGATGATCCTACAAGAATGATTAGAGCTATAAGATTCGCTTGTAAATTAGGATTTGAAATTGAAAAAGATACTAAAAAATTATTATTAAATTCAGTTGAGAAAGGTTACATTAAATTTGTTAATGAAGATAGAATTTTTCGAGAAATAGTAAAAATTCTATTTATAAACGAAAAATATATAGGTATTCGTATGTTATATGAATACAATTTGTTTCAAAATACATTTTTATCGAATTATATTAATAAGAAAATTATAGAATATTTTAGAATAATTGAAAATAAATTGTCTTTAATTTGCAATCTTTATAATATTAAAAGTGAAACCATGGATGTAATTAATTTATTAATATTATTTCATAATATAGATTTAAGTTATTTACTAGAATTATTTAAAAAATTAAATATACAAAAGAAAATTAAGAAAAAGATAATAAATATTAAAAACAATTACGGTCATATTAATAATCTTATTAATAAAAGCAAAATTTCTATTGAAATAATTTATAAAATTATTGAATTGGTTAATATCGAAGGATTAATATATTTTGCCATAATAAATTTTGATAACAATATTTTCATTGAAAAAATAATAGAATATAGTGAAATTTATAATAAAATGAAATTAATTGTAACAGGCGAAAATATTAAATAA